A window from Montipora capricornis isolate CH-2021 chromosome 7, ASM3666992v2, whole genome shotgun sequence encodes these proteins:
- the LOC138057906 gene encoding melatonin receptor type 1A-like: MVSSSTIIADGSPLYKELATRSISSTIGESFLYAFIVSVGTLGNVAVLLVLYKNHRLRNTTAYFVISLAISDIIMLDICAPFSLSVLIVGDWIFGYLLCQIQGFLVFWVGCASIGTLALLAINRYFHIVKTSMYRVIFTSAKAKLIVLGGWIAALSSPLTYTAAGKDYVFQPGKFFCYFESKFSLLTLPSYIFVGISLVILIVCYLRVFKALKIHERTVAKNLRNGNTRKVSLSIEDIKVTKILFATMVGFIFCWIPISVLDIVDNFLGSGWELTRETYYMYTIFGISSSAINPIIYGVMNPSYRRAYLRLLRIHRGGRVARELPKNIHDHPRTKAVETHLRELNNLSIN, from the exons ATGGTTTCTTCTTCAACGATAATCGCAGACGGGTCCCCTCTTTATAAAGAACTCGCTACCCGCTCGATTTCCTCCACAATTGGCGAATCGTTTTTATACGCTTTTATCGTATCCGTCGGCACTCTTGGTAACGTTGCAgtgttgttggttttgtatAAAAATCATCGACTTCGTAACACTACAGCTTACTTTGTGATTTCCTTGGCCATATCTGATATCATCATGTTAGACATCTGTGCACCATTTTCTCTTAGTGTTCTAATCGTTGGAGATTGGATTTTTGGGTACCTTCTTTGTCAGATCCAGGGATTCCTTGTTTTCTGGGTAGGTTGCGCTTCCATTGGGACCCTTGCTTTGCTAGCGATAAACCG GTATTTCCACATCGTTAAAACCTCGATGTATAGAGTGATTTTCACTTCAGCCAAAGCCAAACTTATAGTCCTTGGAGGCTGGATTGCGGCCTTATCATCTCCTTTGACATACACCGCCGCTGGTAAGGATTACGTGTTTCAACCCGGGAAATTCTTTTGTTACTTTGAGTCCAAGttttcattgcttactcttcCATCCTACATCTTCGTCGGAATATCATTGGTAATTTTGATCGTTTGCTACCTAAGAGTTTTCAAAGCGCTTAAAATCCATGAGAGAACTGTGGCAAAGAATCTCCGGAACGGAAATACAAGGAAGGTCTCTCTCTCGATAGAAGAtattaaggtaacaaaaatctTGTTTGCAACCATGGTTGGCTTTATCTTCTGCTGGATTCCAATTTCAGTCCTGGATATTGTGGATAACTTTCTCGGGTCGGGATGGGAATTGACCCGCGAAACCTATTACATGTATACTATATTTGGTATTTCCAGTTCAGCGATAAACCCCATCATTTACGGCGTCATGAATCCTTCTTATCGGAGAGCCTACTTAAGGTTGCTCAGAATTCATCGTGGGGGACGAGTAGCTAGGGAATTGCCAAAGAACATACACGATCACCCAAGGACCAAAGCTGTAGAAACACATTTGCGGGAACTGAACAATTTGTCGATCAACTGA